The DNA region GCTACACCAACGAGGTGACGCGCCTCGAGGAGTGGTGGGGCGTGCGGGACCGCGAGGAGTGGCGGGGCGTCCAGGAACGCCTCCTGGACCGCGAAGTCAGCCCCTGGTACTGGGACTTCGTCCTCGGCGCCCGCACCGCCGTGCTCGCCGAACAGGGGCCGCCCGTGGACGCGGAGCTGTGGCGCCGCTGCGTCGAGGTGACCCTGCGCAACCGCGTCGTCGAGACCGGCGGCCCCGACGTGCCGCACCGACCCGGCGACGACCCGGAGCTCGACCAGTTCGTGGACGCGCTGCGCGCCCTGGTCGGCAAGGTCCTGCGCTACGAGGCCCGGTTCCGCGCCGACGGCCTGCTCCCGCCGGACGGGCACGTCGCGAGTGTCGCGGCCTGGGATCTCGGCCGCGCCTCCAAGATGGCCCGCTGGGGCCGGGGCGCCCGCTACGCCACCCACAGCGAACTCCTCACCGCCCTCGAACGCGTCGCCCGCGAGTCCCGCGCGGCGTACGCCTCCTGGGAGGAGTTCTCCGCGGGCTACGTCCTGGGCCGCTGCCTCCACTTCGACGAGGAGGAGTTCGGCACGTGGTACACCTCGGTCCTGCGGGCCCACCACGCCCTCACCACGGACCCGGACAGCCCGTGGCAGCAGGTCGCTTTCCTCTGAAGCCCCCTGAAGCCCTCTGAAGTTCCCTGAAGTCCCCTGAAGTTCCTGTGACGCTCGACGCGACCGCCGCCCTCCGGGCGAGCGCGACCCGGGCGCCCACCTCCGGCCGGGGGGGGGCGCGTTTCGGCCGCCTCAGGGCCCCGAGGGCCGCCCCGCGGATATCGCTCGCGCGTACGGAAAGGATGCCCTCAGAACAGCAAAGGGAGCCGGTACGCGAGTGGAGGGGGTGCTCGGTGCGGGGGCAGGAGCAGGGCGGCCAGAACGAGTTGAGCGGGACGGTGCACGGCCCGGCCGTACAGGCGCAGGCCGTGTACGGCGGCATCCACATCCAGCCGCCCGCGCCCAAGGAGGCGCCACGCCCCCGCCCGCCCTGGCAGCTCCCGCCCCCCACCCGCATCACCGACCGCACCACCGAGCTGCGCCTCC from Streptomyces flavofungini includes:
- a CDS encoding DUF1266 domain-containing protein is translated as MYAAAEDDYHDDVFPVVPAPQDGTRWQAPADLEAHLYELAEAEDGYAYLRALAVEGLYRPVPLTDLAAAPEAPPLFSVEVPDGRRVAQVYTAGLLPRPHPDVVYEYVTLGTLARQWPEDIDVMVVNTRTPCEQYYLTTKEERQVWADLHDEHHRPGRIDDRVDTRRTGAPEGPVLHGLACGAHLCFANGAPWNTLDWHGAGYTNEVTRLEEWWGVRDREEWRGVQERLLDREVSPWYWDFVLGARTAVLAEQGPPVDAELWRRCVEVTLRNRVVETGGPDVPHRPGDDPELDQFVDALRALVGKVLRYEARFRADGLLPPDGHVASVAAWDLGRASKMARWGRGARYATHSELLTALERVARESRAAYASWEEFSAGYVLGRCLHFDEEEFGTWYTSVLRAHHALTTDPDSPWQQVAFL